The following nucleotide sequence is from Deltaproteobacteria bacterium.
TCTCCTTTGCGCCTCCTTGGGATCGATGCCGTTCATAGTGTTCCCCTTCTCCAGCAGGAACTGGACCCCATTGAAATCGCTGTCGTCCCATGCCTGACCGTGCTTGATGATCCATTCCTGATTGATTTCTTCGATGGTCTTCTTCACATCAGCGGGAAGCTTCTCCCATTTGTCCTTGTTCATGACCACAAAAAATCCCAGGCCGTATCCGGTGGAGAAACAGGCGGACACATATTTGGTCACCTCGGCGAGACGCCACCCCTTGTTGGACTCGAGGGGGAACACACCTCCCTGCACCACGCCCTTCTGAAGGGATTGGTATAGCTCGGGCATGGGAAGCGCCACCGGGGTTCCCCCCAGGCACTTGATCATTTCAGCGGTGGGACCGTGAGAGCGGATCTTGATCCCTTTGAGGTCTTCCATCTTAATAATGGGTTTGTCCTTGGTGTGGATGAATCCCGGTCCATGGCTGTGGAGATACATGACCTTGGTGTCGCTCAATTCTTTAGGTTGGAATTTGTCATTGACCTCATTGATGACGGCCGTAGCCACCTCCCCGCTGGGTATCCCGATGGGAAGATTGATGACGTCCATCAATGGAAACCGCCCCGGCGTATATTGAAGGATGGAAAAGCCGATGTCGGAAAGTCCTTCGACCACGCCGTCGTAACACTGCGCGGCCTTGGTGAGGGTTTGTCCGGGGTAATAGCTGATTTGAACCTGACCGTTCGTCCGCTTTTCCACCTCCTTGCACCATGCGTCGGCCAATTTGCTCTGGATATGGGT
It contains:
- a CDS encoding TRAP transporter substrate-binding protein, with protein sequence THIQSKLADAWCKEVEKRTNGQVQISYYPGQTLTKAAQCYDGVVEGLSDIGFSILQYTPGRFPLMDVINLPIGIPSGEVATAVINEVNDKFQPKELSDTKVMYLHSHGPGFIHTKDKPIIKMEDLKGIKIRSHGPTAEMIKCLGGTPVALPMPELYQSLQKGVVQGGVFPLESNKGWRLAEVTKYVSACFSTGYGLGFFVVMNKDKWEKLPADVKKTIEEINQEWIIKHGQAWDDSDFNGVQFLLEKGNTMNGIDPKEAQRREEAVQPVMATYEKDVSAKGLPGKEVLDFVKQRLDDAAQGKFTSKYVAGGK